GCCATGGGCATGGTCATGTAGCCCGGAATGATGTGATAGAGCAGGCAGTGGTCGGTGGAACCCTGCACGTTGGGTTCGCCGCGCAGGGCGTTGATGCCGCCGCCCGCCACACCTATGTTGCCCAGCAGCAGCTGCACAATGGCGGCGCTGCGGATGTTCTGCACGCCCACCGTGTGCTGTGTCCAGCCGAGGGCGTACATCATGGTGCCTGCTTTGTCCGGTTTGCCGGTGGCGGCAAAGGCTTTGTAGACCTTCAGCAGGTTTTCCTTTGTCACACCGGTTACAGATGAAACATTGTCCAGCGTATAGCGTGAATAATGTTCCTGCATCAGGCGGAAGACGCAGCGCGGGTGCTTGAGCGAGGGGTCGCGTTTGGGCGTGCCCTGCGCGTCGGTTTCAAAGTTCCACTTGCTGCGGTCGTAGCTGCGGGTGTGTATATCGTACCCGCTGAACAGTCCGTCCTTGAACCCGTACGATTCGCCCACGATGAACGATGCGTTGGTATAATCAAGCACGTACTGCCGGAAGTAGCTTTCCGTTTCCAGAATGTAGTGTATCATCCCGCCCATAAAGGCGATGTCGGTGCCCGAACGCAGCGGTACATGAAAGTCCGAGCGTGCGGATGTGCGCGAAAACTTGGGATCGACGTGCATTACCACGGCGCCCTTGTCTTTGGCCTGCAGCACCCATTTGAACGAGATGGGGTGGTGTTCGGCAGCATTGCTGCCCATAATAAGAATTGCATCGGCATTCTTGATGTCGATCCAATGGTTGGTCATCGCACCGCGTCCGAACGACTCTCCCAGAGCCGCTACAGTTGCGCTGTGTCAGATACGTGCCTGGTGGTCCATATGGACGACACCGAGGCCTCGCATTGCTTGGTGCACAAGGGCGCACTCTTCGTTGTCCGCATGGGATGTGCCCAGCAGGAACATGGATTCCAGACGGTTGACCCGCTGGCCCTTGTTGTTTTCGAGTATGATTTCCTTGTCGCGGGTATCCTTGACGCGGCGGGCTATCTGCTCCAGCGTCCAGCCCCAGTCTTTTTCTTCCCACTTGTCGCTGAAGGGGGCGCGGTATTTGGGTTTGAGCAGTCTGTGATGACTGGTCGACATGGTCAGCAGCGCGGCGCCCTTGGCGCACAGCGAACCTTCGTTGATGGGATAATCCGGATCACCTTCCGTGCTGATCAGCTTGCCGTTTTTCACATACGCGATGATGTGGCAGCTGACGGAACAGAACGGACAGACGGTGATGACTTCCTTCGCCCCTTCAATCTTCAGCGACGCGGCAAAGGCGCGCGCCTCTTTCAGACTGAAGCCGAGCTGTGCCAGAGAAATACAGGCTGCGCCCGCTCCGGCCAGCTTCAGGAATCCTCGCCGGGTGCAATTCATGTCCTCGGCCTCCTTTTTCGGTTGCTAATGCCGCGGCGCAGGTGCACGCCGCATCCTATGCAACGGATGCCACGTCAGGAAATGTTTGGTCAATAAAAAGTCAGTTATTATAATGTGTTAATATTAACACAACGGCGGGCGGAGCAATGCATACCGCAAGGTGCCTCAGTGTGCGGAGGCGGATTTTTCCACAGCCGCCTGTGATGGTGTGTTTTTCTTTTTAGCTGCGGGGGCATGCCGCGGTGTCAGGGCACAGGCTCCGTGCCGGTTTATAAACCGTTCGGGCATGTAGCCCAGATGTTCTTCGGCCTTTTGCAGCGCCAGAGCTTCCACTTCATCCAGCCAGTTACGGTAGCCGGTCATCAGCATGCGCGCCGCATCGCTGAGCCGGCAGCCGGAACGTCTTCCTTCGGGCTGTTCCAGCAGTTTGAAACCCAGCGCTTCTTCCGAAGCTTTTATTTTACCCCACGCCGCGCGGTAGGACATGCCCAGCCGCTTGGCCGCCGCGTTTATGGAGCCTGTCTGGTCTATGTATTCGAGCAGCTGCAGCCGCCCCTGACCGAAAAGTACGCCATCGGACTGTTCGAGCCACAGGTGCAGGCGCATGACAGGTTGTTGTGTCTTTTTTGGCATATTTACCTCCGCGGGCTTTCCCGTGGTGCACGGCTGTGAACCACGCGGAAGAGCTTGAAGCAGACAATACAATGGATGTTATGTCTTGTTGAGCATATTATTCTTGCGCATGGTTTGACATGACCGCGGGCAGCCGGAAACCCTGTACGTTTCCGGCTGCCCGCGGGATGAATGTCATAACTGGTCTGTGCGCCGGGAGCAGGCGTTTTTGACCGCCTGCCACTGTCGGGACGACAGCGGTGACTGCCGCGGCGGCGGTGTGCCCAGCGCGTCGTATTGTGCCTGCATGGCTTTTACCCTGTGCGGGGTGTCAGGGTGGGTGGAAAGGTACCTGTCAATCAGCTGCAGCGGGGTGTCGCCGTCTTCGGGCGGGGGAGCGGCCCGGACAAGAAAGTCCTGCAGCCGGCTGATGGGAATACCGGCGCGGTGCAGCGCGCGCACGGCACCGCTGTCCGCGGCGTCTTCGGCCTCGCGGGAGAAGCGCAGCAGCATGAGGGCCTGCGCGCTGCCGCCAATCATCCGCAGTGTATCGCTGTTGGCGGCAAACATCTTCAGCACCATGCTGAATGCGGCATTGCGCACGTAGCTGGTTGTGCCGTGGTGCTGGGTTATGTGGGTGCGTTCATGGGCCAGAATGCCCGAAAGCTCATCGGGGTGCTGCAGGTCGTTTATCAGCGCGCTGGTCACCAGTATGGTGCCGCCCGGAATGGCAAGCGCGTTGTTGAATGAGCTGTGCAGAATCCGGATTTCATAGGGCTGCGGGTCTTCCGGCGAAAGCAGTTCGCTTTGCATTGCGTCCAGTGCGGCCTGCGATTCCGCCGAGGTGCACCACTCCGGAGTGGTGTTGAGCGAGAGCAGCGGCAGCAGACTTTCCATGGCCTGTCTGCCCATGGCTTTTTCCACATCGTGCGGAATGCACGAGGCAATGAAGCGGGTGGTGACGTCGCCCATGAAAATCCCCCAGCATACCATGGCCACGACTGCCGTCAGCGCCGCCACACCGAACTTGCTGATTACGGGCAGGCGGATTCCCCTGTGCATGCGGATGTGGCGGACTATTTCGTCCGTGCGGCTTCCGGCAGGCAGGGTCAGCCGTTCATAGGTGTCGGGGGTGCGTTTCAGACGCAGCGGACGGCTGCTCCAGCCGTCCACTGCGTCTATGCGGGAAAGCGGCCAGCGGCAGGGTTCTCCTTTGTGTTCAAAGACAAGAGACCCTGCCGACATCTGCGGCGAGACTTCGGCCGTTTCGGGTGTCAGGCCGTCGTTATACAGTGCGCAGTGCTGCATGCGGGACACAGCGGTTAAAAGCCCATGTCAAAGTCAAAGGCCTGTGCAATGCCGTCGCCGGTGGCTTCATGCTGTTCCGGTCCGCGGTGCACATCGGCAAAGACAATGTCGCCTGTGGGTTCGTACAGCTGCATGAAAAAGCGCTGCAGCCCGACGATGGCCCACGGCAGGCCGATGCCCAGCGTGAACAGCGTGATGAGCATGAATTTGAGCAGGGCGACAAACAGGCGCAGCGGCGTTATGGAGCATGTCAGTCCGGCTTCGCCGAAGTGCATTCCGGTGGCTGCCCAGCGGATAAAGCGGCACTGCCACAGCAGGCTTGAGATAAAGGTAAGAAGGCCCAGCGCGCTGGCAATGATGAGAATTAGCGTCCTGAGTTCCGAGGATGAATACCCTGCTAACGAGCCCGAGGCCAGCATGACAAGAAAACCCACATAAGCGGCCATAGGCACAATTACAAGCAGCATGGGCAGAATGGCCGCCTTGACCAGAGCCATGGGCTTGCCGGTGAACGTGAACATCTTGTCGCCGTACCGGATGTTGCCCAGAATGTCGGCCGTGACCTTGGCGTATGCCCACGGAATCATGAGGCCAAGAGTGACCAGTGCGATGAACGAGCGCAGCAGCGTGCGTCCGGCGAACCGTACGGGGGAACCTTCCAGCCCGAAGGGGATGCCGTGCAGGCGGGTATGCGCCAGCCTGAAGCGCATGCTGCGGAAGATGGCGTACGGGGCAAACAGCAGTGCTATGAGAATACCGGTCAGCGTGCCGGCGGGCGGTCCGAAAAGCATGTCAGTGGCCAGAGCGATGAGAGCCAGCAGTCCCAGCAGAACAATGCCGATGAGAAAGCCTACAAACAGCTGCCCGCCTGTCCCCGTGTATTCCAGCGGTTCGCCCTGCACCTTCGTGTGCGACCAGAAATATCGTCTGATCTTGGTGGTACCCCAGAAACTGTAGATTCCCAGCGTGAGAATTGTCAGTAATCCGTTTATAATGTATAGAAAAAAGAGCGACTTTCCCGTGCCGGTAAATGCAAGGAACGGGGCTGTTGCAGCGGCATCTGAAGCCGCATGATGCATGGTTTCGCCTGCCTCGGCAGGCGCTTGTACGTTGTTTTCATGATGCATATGAGTTTCTCCGGATAGTATGATCCTGAATCTCATATAGAAAGACAGACGCGATGGGAAGCATTTTGAAGAAGCTTGCTGTTCCGCACCCTTCCGGCAGGGGGTGTTCAGCACATCGGATTGTTTTCATCCTCCATTGAGCAGATTATCTGGCGCAGCTGTGTGGCCAGTCCCGCAAGGTGCTGTACCGCCTTTGCCGCTTCTTCCATCAGCGAGACCGTGGAGGAAGAAAGGGTGGCAACCTTGTCGAGTGACGCGTTGATGGCTTCGGAAGCCTCGACCTGCTGCTCTGAAGAATGCGCGATGGCGCTGACTTCCTGTGACGAGGCGGAAATCAGCCGGACGATGGTTTCCAGCGCTTTGCCGGAGTCGGCGGCATAGCCGTTGGCGGTCTGTGTGACGGCAAGCGCGTTCTGCGCATTTGCAATGTTGCCTGTGATGCTGGTGCGGATTGCAGAGACTGAACGCTCCACCTCTTTGGTGGCGCTTTGTGTTTTTTCGGCAAGTTTGCGCACCTCGTCCGCCACCACGGCAAAACCCCGTCCGGATTCTCCGGCCCGTGCGGCTTCTATGGCGGCGTTCAGTGCCAGCAGATTTGTCTGGTCTGCAATGTCGGATATCATGTTGACAACCTGACCGATGCCGGCAGCGTGTTTGCCCAGTTCGTCCATCTCCGTTGCAAGGTTGCGGGCTATTTCATGCACTTCGTTAATGGAGCGGATGACTTCCTGTACCACGCTGTTTCCGGAATCAGCTTCTTTTCTGGCATGTTCTGTTGATTCGGCATTCTGTCCGGTCCGTCCTGCTATTTCCATCACACTGGCGTTCATTTTCTCCATGGCTGTGGAGGAAAGCTGAAGTTGCTGTGCCTGTTCATGGGCGCCCTGACTGCACCCGTCAATGTCTCTGGCCAGTTCGTCGGCCGTTTCCATAATGCCGGATACTGCCTGACTGAGCTGGCGCGTGGCATACAGCACGCCTTCGGACCGCGCCTTTTCGGCCTGAATTTTGGCTTCTGCCGCTTCTTCCGCGGCCCGCTGTGATTTTTCGGCTTCGCGGGTGGCTGCCGCGCTTTTCTGTTCCGCCGTTTCATTCGCGGCTTCCAATTCGTGCACCATGGAAAGAAGACTCTGCTTCAGCACATCAAATTCAAATGCATATGCTCCGCGGGGTGTGGCCTGCCAGTCACCGGCGGCGACCTCTTCTGCAAATTTCTTGATATTCACCAGCGGAGTGATGACCTTTATGCGCAGGACCGCGTATATGACCGTGAAAATGATAAGAAAACCGAATCCCATGGTGATGAGTATATATAACCCTGCTTCCATGGCGGCGCTGATTTTGGCCTCGACGATGTGCGCGTCCTTGGCCAGCAGATACAGGCCGGTCTGCCGTCCCTGCAGATCCAGAACTGGTTCAACCACAACGAACAGGCCGTCGGAGATGAAATATCTGTCGCGGGTGACGCGTGTAAGGTCTATGTCCTCAAGCCGCTGGACCACGGATGAAGAAAACCACTTGTTGTTTGCCAGTACATAACCGCCCAGACGTGTATTGTTTCTGAGGCTGTCCGGAGGAGAGGCCCCGTCGGCACTGACCAACTGTACAAAAAACATGCCCTCTTTTTCAAAGTCGCGGGAAATGCTGCCAACACCCTGTATGAACTGGATATAGCCCGCGATGTTGTCCGGCTGGCCGATAAACGCTGTGCCGCGCAGAAGCAGGCCGTCTTCATCCAGTACAAAAGCGGAAGCCGCCTGCCCCTGCCGGGCGGCGGCACGCAGCACTTCGCCGGCGGCTGCGGGCGCATCCCCGTGTTTATCTTTGTTCCAGCTGCGTACCAGCGTACGGCCTTCCGCATCGAAAATGTGAAGCCTGATGCCGCGGAAGTTGGAAGTTTTTTTAAATATGTCACCGATACTGCTTACATGGCGCATCAGACCTTCCCTGTCCTGTGTGCGGACAAGACGCACAAGGTCGGCCGAAGAGGCAAAGGAGATGCTGTTGGTGATGCCGATATCAATCTTTTTTTCCAGCCGCTGCTGCAGTGAATGAATCATGGTTGCGTATTCATTCTGCAGCGTTTCCTGCCGGACCTTTTTTTCCTGAAGGTGAAAGAGTATTCCGCAGGCAGCTGATATGGCGAGCGATGCGGCCAGAAGAAGGCCGATGGTGTATGTACCTAACGATTTCACGGGGCATCCTCCGCAAAAAGGGGTGAAAGGCAGGGGCGCGCCTCGGCGGAACGCTGTGTGCCGCAGTCGGGGCCGGAGCGTATAGTATTCTCTGGCGGGTGTTAGTCGCCTTTATTTTTTATGCGGCGCATGAACGTGCCCCTGTCTGTGCCGTCACGGCGCGGGCAGGGGGGATTGCCGTTCCGGCGGATGGATGCGGGGACCGGAAGTGTATTTTCCTTTATTGACAGGCTTGTTTTTATCCGGTCGGTGCGATACGACCTTTGCGCCCGAAGGAGGGATTATGAAACGTATTGTATTACTGATTTTTTTATGTCTGGCCATGGCGGGCTGCTCCACAAAAGCGCAGCTTGTTCCGCAGACGGAAAGCGGAAAAACTATCATGGCCGACAGCTTTGCCATCAGCAGCGTGGAAGACCGTTCCGGCTATGCTTTTGAAAGCGCCGAGGAGAATTTCAGTCTGGCGGAAGCCATGCGCACGGCCCTGAACAAAGCTCTGACCAAAGAGCATCTTGAGCGGGCCGACAGTGAGTATGTGCTGGTCACGACCATTGTGTCTTACAGCCCGGGCAATGCCTTTAAACGCTGGCTGCTGCCCGGAGCCGGAGCCACCGAGCTGAAAACCGAAACAGCCATCATGGACAGAGAGGGGACGGTGCTTGCCACGGTTCCTGTGGAACGTTCCATCGCGGCTGGAGGCGGATACACCATCGGCGCATGGATGTATGTTTTTGACGATGTGGCCGAAGCGACTGTTGATGTACTGAAGACAGTTGTCAGACAGGATGTAGCTGTGAAGTGATGCGCGCCTGCGCGGCTTGCCTGTACAGAGACGGAAAAACGGGGGCGGCGGTGCCGCCCCCGTGTGGTGAGCGGTGTTGCAGAGTCTGTGCAGGGTGGCAAATAAAGAAAAAAGGGAAACCGACATATGTCTGTTTCCCTTTAATCGCGAATGGTGCCGAGGGGGAGACTCGAACTCCCACGGGGGAACCCCCACTAGACCCTGAACCTAGCGTGTCTACCAATTCCACCACCTCGGCGCGGAAGAGGCATATAGACAAAAGACCGGCGCCTTGGCAAGTTTTTTCTGGTAAAAAAGTAAAAAAAGTCCGGCCGGATTCCGGCGGGGTGTCCGTATGCTTGAACGGATGCGGGTTTTGGGGTAGCTATAGCGGTCTTCGGCGGGCCGAACGGATATTTCCGGCGCCCAACCCAACCCGGAGAACGGGAACCCCATGCAGATCGCAAGACAGCTTCAGGAAATAACCCTTGATCTTTCCGGCGGGTCGTGTGTCACCATCGGCAATTTTGACGGTGTGCACAACGGCCACCGCAAGCTTATAGGCCGCATGATGGCCAAAGCCGCCAAGGCTTCGTTGCCGGGTGTGGTGGTCACGTTCTGCCCGCATCCGCTAAGGGTGCTTGTGGGCCCGCATACCCCCCCGTTCATTACTGATTATGAAAAAAAACTTGACCTGCTGGAAGCGCTGGGGGTTGATCTGACCCTTATGCTGCAGTTCACGCGGGAACTGGCGGCGCTGGAACCTGAAGAATTTGTGCGCAGTATTCTGGTGGACGGCCTGAATGTGAAGGAGCTGGTCGTAGGGTACGATTACTCCTTTGGCAAAGGGCGCAAGGGACACTTTGAGCTGCTGGTGGAACTGGGAGAAAAATACGGCTTTTCATGCGAGCGGCTGGACCCTGTCATCATCGACGGTGCCGTGGTAAGTTCCACGCGCATACGTGATATGATAAAGGCCGGTGATGTATGGGGAGTGCGGCCTCTCATGGACAGGTTCTATGTGGTGCGGGGCACTGTTGTGCACGGTAAAAAACGCGGAGGCCGGCTGCTGGGTTTTCCCACGGCCAACCTTGAGGTGAGGGACGAGCTTGTTCCGGGACCGGGCGTATACGCCGTGTGGGTTGAAGTGGACGGCAACCTGTACAAGGGTGTCACCAATATCGGGTACAATCCCACATTCGGCAACGAGACGCTGAGTGTGGAAACATATATTATGGATTTTGACCGCGACATCTACGGATGGGAGCTGCGGTTGAATTTTGTGCACAGGCTGCGGGATGAACGCAAGTTTTCGGGTCTTGACGATCTGATGACGCAGATTCGCAGCGATGTGGAACTGGGGCGGCAGATACTGGATTCTCAGGAAGCCGGACTGTAGCCTCCCTCTGCGTTGTTTCGCGCCTTTCTGTACGCCGCCCGGCACCGCCGCGCGGCGTGGCGGTGTTTGCACCGTGCAAAAGCGGGGCGGCAGGTATCTGCCGTCATAACCACGCGGCGCTGTTGCCGTAACGGAGTTTCACCTCTCATGTTTCGCCCTTTTGTCCGTTTGTGGGAAGAATACCTGCGGCTGTACCGTAATGTGACCTATGTGCGCATGCTTGTGCTGGGCGTGGTGCTGGGGGTTGTCTCGGGCATAGCGGCCACGCTGTTTTTTCTCGGCATAGAGTATTTCAAGCACCTCATTCAGGCCGTCTGGGCCGGCTACAGCCTGCCGGCACCGGCTGGCGAAGCGCTGTTTCACGGACATGCGGGCGAAACATTCCGGCCGTGGGTCATTCCTCTGGCCACCACCACCGTGGCGCTGGTCACCGGCTGGCTGGTCAGCCGCTTTCTGCCGGACAGCTTTCACGGCATGACCGACGGCACGGACTCCATGATCAGGGCTTTTCACCGGCAAAAAGGTGTTATCCGTCCTGTGGCCCCGCTCATCAAGGGCATTACCTCCATTTTCACCATTGCGTCCGGCGGCAGTGCAGGACGCGAAGGGCCCATATCGCAGATAGGGGCCGGTATCGGGTCTTTTTTTGCCGACAAAATGGGCCTGAGCACCAAAGAGCGCCGCATACTGATGCTGACAGGCGCCGCGGGCGGACTGGGTGCCGTCTTTCGTGCGCCGCTGGGCGGGGCGTTGACTGCCGTGGAAGTTATCTACAAGGAAGACTTTGAATCCGAAGCCATTCTGCCTGCGGTGACCTCATCGGTGGTATCGTATTCCATTTTTACGCTGGTGTTCGGTACCGAACCTATTTTCGGCATACCGGAGTTCAGCTTCAACAGCATGAGCGAACTGCCGTTTTACCTGATTCTTTCG
Above is a window of Oleidesulfovibrio alaskensis DSM 16109 DNA encoding:
- a CDS encoding DUF4410 domain-containing protein, with translation MKRIVLLIFLCLAMAGCSTKAQLVPQTESGKTIMADSFAISSVEDRSGYAFESAEENFSLAEAMRTALNKALTKEHLERADSEYVLVTTIVSYSPGNAFKRWLLPGAGATELKTETAIMDREGTVLATVPVERSIAAGGGYTIGAWMYVFDDVAEATVDVLKTVVRQDVAVK
- a CDS encoding winged helix-turn-helix domain-containing protein, producing the protein MPKKTQQPVMRLHLWLEQSDGVLFGQGRLQLLEYIDQTGSINAAAKRLGMSYRAAWGKIKASEEALGFKLLEQPEGRRSGCRLSDAARMLMTGYRNWLDEVEALALQKAEEHLGYMPERFINRHGACALTPRHAPAAKKKNTPSQAAVEKSASAH
- a CDS encoding YjgN family protein, which translates into the protein MHHENNVQAPAEAGETMHHAASDAAATAPFLAFTGTGKSLFFLYIINGLLTILTLGIYSFWGTTKIRRYFWSHTKVQGEPLEYTGTGGQLFVGFLIGIVLLGLLALIALATDMLFGPPAGTLTGILIALLFAPYAIFRSMRFRLAHTRLHGIPFGLEGSPVRFAGRTLLRSFIALVTLGLMIPWAYAKVTADILGNIRYGDKMFTFTGKPMALVKAAILPMLLVIVPMAAYVGFLVMLASGSLAGYSSSELRTLILIIASALGLLTFISSLLWQCRFIRWAATGMHFGEAGLTCSITPLRLFVALLKFMLITLFTLGIGLPWAIVGLQRFFMQLYEPTGDIVFADVHRGPEQHEATGDGIAQAFDFDMGF
- a CDS encoding methyl-accepting chemotaxis protein: MKSLGTYTIGLLLAASLAISAACGILFHLQEKKVRQETLQNEYATMIHSLQQRLEKKIDIGITNSISFASSADLVRLVRTQDREGLMRHVSSIGDIFKKTSNFRGIRLHIFDAEGRTLVRSWNKDKHGDAPAAAGEVLRAAARQGQAASAFVLDEDGLLLRGTAFIGQPDNIAGYIQFIQGVGSISRDFEKEGMFFVQLVSADGASPPDSLRNNTRLGGYVLANNKWFSSSVVQRLEDIDLTRVTRDRYFISDGLFVVVEPVLDLQGRQTGLYLLAKDAHIVEAKISAAMEAGLYILITMGFGFLIIFTVIYAVLRIKVITPLVNIKKFAEEVAAGDWQATPRGAYAFEFDVLKQSLLSMVHELEAANETAEQKSAAATREAEKSQRAAEEAAEAKIQAEKARSEGVLYATRQLSQAVSGIMETADELARDIDGCSQGAHEQAQQLQLSSTAMEKMNASVMEIAGRTGQNAESTEHARKEADSGNSVVQEVIRSINEVHEIARNLATEMDELGKHAAGIGQVVNMISDIADQTNLLALNAAIEAARAGESGRGFAVVADEVRKLAEKTQSATKEVERSVSAIRTSITGNIANAQNALAVTQTANGYAADSGKALETIVRLISASSQEVSAIAHSSEQQVEASEAINASLDKVATLSSSTVSLMEEAAKAVQHLAGLATQLRQIICSMEDENNPMC
- a CDS encoding bifunctional riboflavin kinase/FAD synthetase codes for the protein MQIARQLQEITLDLSGGSCVTIGNFDGVHNGHRKLIGRMMAKAAKASLPGVVVTFCPHPLRVLVGPHTPPFITDYEKKLDLLEALGVDLTLMLQFTRELAALEPEEFVRSILVDGLNVKELVVGYDYSFGKGRKGHFELLVELGEKYGFSCERLDPVIIDGAVVSSTRIRDMIKAGDVWGVRPLMDRFYVVRGTVVHGKKRGGRLLGFPTANLEVRDELVPGPGVYAVWVEVDGNLYKGVTNIGYNPTFGNETLSVETYIMDFDRDIYGWELRLNFVHRLRDERKFSGLDDLMTQIRSDVELGRQILDSQEAGL
- a CDS encoding M48 family metallopeptidase, which translates into the protein MQHCALYNDGLTPETAEVSPQMSAGSLVFEHKGEPCRWPLSRIDAVDGWSSRPLRLKRTPDTYERLTLPAGSRTDEIVRHIRMHRGIRLPVISKFGVAALTAVVAMVCWGIFMGDVTTRFIASCIPHDVEKAMGRQAMESLLPLLSLNTTPEWCTSAESQAALDAMQSELLSPEDPQPYEIRILHSSFNNALAIPGGTILVTSALINDLQHPDELSGILAHERTHITQHHGTTSYVRNAAFSMVLKMFAANSDTLRMIGGSAQALMLLRFSREAEDAADSGAVRALHRAGIPISRLQDFLVRAAPPPEDGDTPLQLIDRYLSTHPDTPHRVKAMQAQYDALGTPPPRQSPLSSRQWQAVKNACSRRTDQL